The proteins below come from a single Edaphobacter acidisoli genomic window:
- a CDS encoding ammonium transporter, which yields MALAFVLALSGTINIALAQQAPQPDPAGLATGDRTAVTDAAGNPIVVAAPTDPSAPDYATAKKAYDDYQAAAAREPIALHVADAVGHLKIATNFSWTLLTGYLVLFMQAGFALLTCGLVRKKNAGHLMMLNFAAYVFAFLAYWVCGFAFQYGGTAINAAPATIGGSPTLNHFLIGGGLHGILGGKGFFMSGPAYDSSSMCLILFEVVFMETAGYIIVGAICERITFWAFLLCELFIGGLLYPVFACWVWGGGWMSQLGLSEHWAHGYIDFAGSSVVHGVGGFAAMALAVVLGPRLGKYGPDGKPRAFPAHNLVYVVTGTFILLFGWMGFNPGSTLGATDLRISIVAVNTNLAGVAGAAVALTLWYFMFGKPDVTMACNGMLAGLVAITAPCAFVSPTSAVIIGAIAGAIVCGGVLFNERVLKIDDPCGAISVHGYCGWFGAVCVGIFADGTYGAGWNGVGTASYLGKAGQGVTGLLHGDPKQFVVQLCGATLMAVYAFGLTFVVFKIVNSIRSMRVSKESELAGLDVPEFGMGAYPEDALATFSMGAD from the coding sequence TTGGCCCTTGCCTTTGTGCTGGCACTGAGCGGCACCATCAATATTGCGCTGGCACAGCAGGCCCCGCAGCCCGACCCCGCAGGCCTGGCAACCGGAGACAGAACTGCTGTGACTGATGCGGCGGGCAATCCGATTGTGGTTGCCGCGCCGACTGATCCCAGCGCGCCAGACTATGCAACGGCGAAGAAGGCCTATGACGACTATCAGGCTGCGGCCGCACGCGAGCCGATTGCACTTCATGTAGCCGACGCGGTTGGCCATCTGAAGATTGCTACAAACTTCTCGTGGACGCTGCTGACCGGATATCTGGTGCTGTTCATGCAGGCGGGCTTTGCGTTGCTGACCTGCGGCCTGGTGAGGAAGAAGAATGCAGGCCACTTGATGATGCTGAACTTCGCCGCATACGTTTTCGCGTTTCTGGCTTACTGGGTCTGCGGCTTTGCGTTCCAGTACGGAGGCACTGCGATTAACGCCGCGCCCGCCACTATCGGCGGCTCGCCAACGCTGAACCACTTCCTGATAGGCGGCGGGCTGCACGGCATTCTTGGCGGCAAGGGCTTCTTTATGAGCGGCCCGGCGTATGACTCAAGCTCGATGTGCCTGATCCTGTTCGAAGTCGTCTTCATGGAGACCGCCGGCTATATCATCGTTGGCGCAATCTGCGAGCGGATTACGTTCTGGGCGTTTCTGCTATGCGAACTTTTCATCGGCGGACTGCTGTATCCGGTATTTGCGTGCTGGGTGTGGGGTGGCGGCTGGATGTCGCAACTGGGTCTGTCCGAGCACTGGGCGCATGGTTATATCGATTTCGCCGGATCGTCCGTCGTACACGGCGTGGGCGGATTCGCGGCAATGGCGCTAGCGGTTGTGCTGGGACCGCGGCTGGGCAAGTATGGGCCTGACGGCAAGCCTCGCGCGTTTCCGGCGCATAATCTCGTCTACGTTGTGACCGGAACGTTCATCCTGCTGTTTGGCTGGATGGGCTTCAATCCCGGATCAACGCTGGGCGCCACTGATTTGCGGATCTCAATCGTCGCAGTCAATACCAACCTGGCGGGAGTGGCCGGCGCGGCCGTAGCGCTGACACTGTGGTACTTCATGTTCGGGAAACCGGACGTGACGATGGCCTGTAACGGAATGCTGGCTGGTTTGGTGGCGATCACAGCACCGTGCGCGTTTGTCTCGCCGACATCAGCTGTAATCATCGGCGCGATCGCGGGCGCGATTGTATGCGGAGGCGTGCTGTTCAATGAGCGCGTACTGAAGATTGACGACCCGTGCGGAGCAATCTCAGTTCACGGATACTGCGGCTGGTTTGGCGCGGTATGCGTTGGCATCTTCGCAGACGGAACCTACGGGGCGGGCTGGAACGGCGTGGGCACTGCGTCCTATCTGGGCAAGGCTGGCCAGGGCGTGACGGGGCTGCTTCACGGGGACCCGAAGCAGTTTGTGGTGCAGCTGTGCGGAGCCACGCTGATGGCTGTCTATGCATTCGGTTTGACCTTCGTGGTGTTCAAGATTGTCAACTCGATCCGCTCAATGCGCGTTTCGAAGGAATCCGAACTGGCTGGCCTGGATGTGCCTGAGTTCGGTATGGGAGCGTATCCGGAAGATGCGTTGGCAACCTTCTCGATGGGTGCGGATTAA
- a CDS encoding sensor domain-containing diguanylate cyclase produces MRDKRQFEVIDGRQMDHLRVFHDVARALTASLELEEILGAIMDKMAKFFGPERWSFLMVDETANELYYAIAVGENAESLKGLRVAMGEGVAGWVASTGNPLVVPNVKLDKNWAKFAASHPELNIQSIACVPVRSGNKTLGVIQLLNSKMDLLSEYSVSFLRILCDYAAIAIQNARSMTLIQELTITDDVTGLFNARHLYTMLADEVKTGKPFSLLFVDLDHFKSVNDTHGHLIGSRLLSEVGGLMKRLLGPNNSAFRYGGDEFVALLPGMGKAAATGVVMALCDDLRSSKFLEGAGLALNLSGSFGLATFPEDGDTVPTILKAADTMMYEAKTTRDNIAVAGKGLLMERERVTQIGRDSRQAVGGLYVERGPVRSI; encoded by the coding sequence TTGAGAGACAAACGTCAGTTTGAAGTCATCGATGGCCGGCAGATGGATCACCTGCGGGTGTTCCACGATGTGGCGCGCGCGCTGACGGCAAGTCTGGAACTGGAAGAGATTCTGGGCGCCATCATGGATAAGATGGCTAAGTTCTTCGGGCCAGAGCGCTGGTCTTTCCTGATGGTAGATGAGACAGCAAATGAGCTTTACTACGCCATTGCAGTGGGCGAGAATGCGGAGAGCCTGAAAGGCTTGCGCGTAGCGATGGGTGAAGGTGTTGCCGGGTGGGTGGCGTCGACGGGCAATCCACTGGTTGTGCCGAACGTGAAGCTGGATAAGAACTGGGCGAAGTTTGCGGCGAGCCATCCGGAGTTGAATATCCAGTCGATTGCATGCGTGCCGGTACGGTCCGGCAATAAGACGCTGGGAGTGATTCAACTGCTCAACAGCAAGATGGACCTTCTTTCGGAGTACTCGGTCTCGTTTCTGAGAATTCTGTGCGACTATGCGGCAATTGCGATCCAGAATGCGCGCTCGATGACGCTGATTCAGGAACTCACTATCACGGACGATGTGACCGGACTGTTCAATGCACGGCATCTTTACACGATGCTTGCGGACGAGGTGAAAACAGGCAAGCCGTTTAGCCTCTTGTTTGTGGATCTGGACCACTTCAAGTCGGTCAACGACACGCATGGGCATCTGATTGGGAGCCGTCTTCTGTCTGAAGTAGGTGGATTGATGAAGCGCCTGCTGGGGCCGAACAATTCGGCATTCCGGTATGGAGGAGATGAGTTTGTGGCACTGTTGCCCGGCATGGGTAAGGCTGCTGCAACAGGTGTGGTTATGGCGCTTTGCGACGATCTGCGTTCAAGCAAATTTCTGGAAGGCGCAGGACTGGCGCTGAACTTGTCTGGAAGCTTTGGGCTGGCAACTTTTCCTGAAGATGGCGATACCGTACCGACGATTCTGAAAGCAGCCGACACAATGATGTATGAGGCCAAGACGACGCGCGACAATATTGCCGTCGCGGGTAAGGGACTCTTGATGGAACGGGAACGCGTGACGCAAATCGGCCGTGATTCGAGGCAGGCCGTTGGCGGCCTTTATGTGGAGCGCGGACCGGTTCGATCGATCTGA
- a CDS encoding sodium:solute symporter family protein, translating into MNLYIAVLAIIVLTLLIVSLTRLSKTKTKADYLVAGRSLPAFVLIFTLLSSWIGSGSLLGGAENAYKHGFVALWQGGGGWAGLLLIYFIAPRARKFAQFTIPDLLEARYNQTARVLGVIAILFTYTAITSYQFVGGGDILHLIFPTFITPAFGQYIVAVFVIVFTMIAGMGSVAYMDVVIGLLATFGLLAALPVLVHEAGGWSAVHAALPATHFRPLGDLGFIRAMEFFLPTCLLLLGNQSMYQKFFSAKSEKAASRAVVGWLIGTVILETVIVVIAIVGSALFPTGEVSKAPREILAYCGLHGLNADGPLRLLGALLVGAIFAKIVSTANNYLFSPATNLVNDVFVRYLSPGASNKRILIVSRLMVVFLGIWALYQSLHVQSVLKKSLYAYTIYAAALTPVILAAFFWKRATATAAVASIAVGTFVTLFWDTPFVHHNIPPIISDRDAIFPALIASVVCLLIVSFFTTPPTRAQLEPFGEA; encoded by the coding sequence ATGAACCTTTACATCGCCGTTCTGGCCATCATTGTTTTGACGTTGCTGATCGTCTCCTTGACGCGCCTCAGCAAAACCAAAACCAAGGCCGACTATCTCGTCGCAGGCCGTTCGCTGCCCGCCTTCGTCCTCATCTTCACGTTGCTCTCAAGCTGGATCGGCTCCGGCTCGCTGCTCGGCGGCGCTGAGAACGCCTACAAGCACGGCTTCGTCGCGCTATGGCAGGGTGGCGGAGGCTGGGCCGGACTCTTGCTCATCTACTTCATCGCGCCGCGCGCCCGCAAGTTCGCGCAGTTCACCATCCCCGACCTGCTCGAAGCCCGTTATAACCAGACCGCCCGCGTGCTCGGCGTCATCGCCATCCTCTTCACCTACACCGCAATCACCAGCTATCAGTTCGTCGGCGGCGGAGACATCCTCCATCTCATCTTCCCCACCTTCATCACGCCTGCGTTCGGCCAATACATCGTCGCGGTCTTCGTCATCGTCTTCACGATGATCGCCGGCATGGGCTCGGTCGCTTACATGGACGTAGTCATCGGCCTATTAGCCACCTTCGGCCTGCTCGCCGCGCTGCCGGTACTGGTCCACGAAGCCGGAGGATGGTCCGCCGTTCATGCCGCTCTTCCGGCAACGCACTTCCGCCCGCTCGGCGACCTCGGCTTCATCCGTGCAATGGAATTCTTCCTGCCCACCTGCCTGCTTCTGCTCGGCAACCAATCGATGTATCAGAAGTTTTTCTCGGCGAAATCCGAGAAGGCCGCCTCGCGCGCCGTCGTAGGCTGGCTCATCGGCACGGTCATACTTGAGACGGTTATCGTCGTCATCGCCATCGTCGGCTCCGCTCTCTTTCCCACCGGCGAAGTCTCAAAAGCCCCGCGCGAAATCCTCGCCTACTGCGGCCTCCACGGCCTCAACGCTGACGGCCCGCTGCGTCTGCTCGGCGCGCTGCTCGTAGGAGCCATCTTCGCGAAGATCGTCTCCACGGCCAACAACTATCTCTTCTCGCCCGCAACCAATCTTGTCAACGATGTCTTCGTCCGCTATCTCTCGCCTGGCGCATCCAACAAGCGCATCCTCATCGTCAGTCGCCTCATGGTTGTCTTCCTCGGCATCTGGGCGCTCTACCAATCGCTGCACGTGCAGTCGGTGCTCAAAAAATCTCTTTATGCCTACACCATCTATGCAGCGGCTCTAACGCCGGTCATCCTCGCTGCATTTTTCTGGAAGCGCGCCACCGCAACCGCAGCCGTCGCCAGCATCGCCGTCGGCACCTTCGTCACCCTCTTCTGGGACACGCCGTTCGTCCATCACAATATCCCACCCATCATCAGCGATCGTGACGCAATCTTCCCTGCACTCATCGCTTCGGTGGTTTGCCTGCTGATTGTCAGCTTCTTCACCACGCCGCCCACCCGCGCGCAGCTTGAGCCATTCGGCGAAGCTTGA
- a CDS encoding P-II family nitrogen regulator — protein MKRIDAVIRPSQLDEVKRGLHDLGITGATIQEARGFGRQKGHTETYRGSEYTVDLLPKLCLSVVVNDAMLEPALEAIITSARTGVIGDGKIFVSSVDEVVRIRTGERGPTAI, from the coding sequence ATGAAGCGCATAGATGCTGTAATCCGGCCCTCACAACTGGATGAGGTGAAGAGAGGCCTTCATGACTTAGGAATCACCGGCGCCACCATTCAGGAGGCCCGTGGGTTTGGGCGGCAGAAGGGGCATACCGAGACGTATCGCGGATCGGAGTACACGGTTGATTTGCTGCCCAAGCTGTGCCTGAGTGTCGTGGTGAATGACGCGATGCTCGAGCCGGCGCTGGAGGCCATCATTACAAGCGCTCGGACCGGCGTGATCGGCGACGGAAAGATCTTTGTAAGTTCGGTGGACGAGGTTGTCCGCATAAGGACAGGCGAGCGTGGCCCAACCGCGATATGA
- a CDS encoding alpha/beta hydrolase family protein — MFVCFGARTLHAQQPTAAQRRTAGVGATVKPEVPAKDLTAKQQAARLAKWRETIRKQLYIPSPLPKLDAKTWSTFSPMPGVLADRVTYNTADGMVVPAIVYRPDPKTVKWKGKLPGIVVVNGHGGDKFTWYAFYSGMLFAKAGAVVVTYDPIGEGERNIDKKSRAGAHDKWVDPPAGLPRTDWGQRLAGLMQVDVMQAVSYLISRPEVDPSRIATVGFSMGSFITGINGAIDTRIHAVLLSGGGDFDGPGGYFDSNPLPCQSPPYRSLEVLGDRGAVLYALNAARGPMYVMNGAADRVMDIPHHDAAWFAALRERAIAIRGTEKNMFTTIFYPGIDHRPSWVDRDGVEWLNKQIHFAIWDEKTIVNEPTTHVSTWARATDADISRNYMREDRGGGLDALGTGFPAIRREDLMVLPDADWLAMKDKLTYASWAAKMKAAEDEAARAVAAK; from the coding sequence GTGTTTGTTTGCTTTGGCGCTCGAACGCTTCACGCTCAGCAGCCAACGGCGGCACAGAGGCGCACGGCAGGTGTTGGTGCGACGGTGAAGCCGGAGGTTCCGGCAAAGGATTTGACAGCAAAGCAACAGGCTGCGCGGCTGGCAAAGTGGCGGGAGACGATTCGTAAGCAACTGTACATTCCCTCGCCGCTGCCGAAGCTCGATGCGAAGACGTGGTCTACGTTTTCGCCGATGCCTGGCGTACTGGCTGACCGTGTTACTTACAACACTGCTGACGGCATGGTTGTGCCTGCGATCGTCTATCGGCCTGACCCAAAGACGGTGAAGTGGAAGGGTAAGCTACCCGGAATTGTTGTGGTGAATGGACATGGTGGGGACAAGTTCACCTGGTATGCGTTCTACAGCGGGATGCTCTTCGCGAAGGCCGGCGCGGTGGTTGTGACGTATGACCCGATTGGCGAGGGCGAAAGGAACATCGACAAGAAGTCTCGCGCGGGGGCGCATGACAAATGGGTCGACCCTCCTGCTGGATTGCCACGAACAGACTGGGGGCAGCGGCTTGCGGGCTTGATGCAGGTGGATGTGATGCAGGCGGTAAGCTATCTGATCTCTCGGCCTGAGGTCGATCCTTCGCGGATTGCGACTGTGGGATTTTCGATGGGATCGTTCATCACAGGGATCAACGGCGCTATCGATACGCGGATTCATGCGGTGCTGTTGAGCGGTGGTGGCGACTTCGACGGGCCGGGAGGCTATTTCGATTCCAACCCCCTGCCCTGCCAGTCGCCACCGTACCGCTCGCTTGAGGTGCTGGGCGATCGTGGTGCGGTTCTCTATGCGCTGAATGCTGCGCGGGGGCCGATGTATGTGATGAACGGCGCTGCTGATCGCGTGATGGACATTCCGCATCACGATGCTGCATGGTTCGCCGCTCTGCGCGAGCGGGCGATTGCAATTCGCGGAACAGAGAAGAACATGTTTACGACGATCTTCTACCCCGGAATCGACCACAGACCTTCGTGGGTGGATCGCGATGGTGTGGAGTGGCTCAACAAACAGATTCATTTTGCGATATGGGATGAGAAGACGATTGTGAATGAGCCTACGACGCACGTGAGCACATGGGCACGCGCGACTGATGCAGACATCTCCAGGAACTATATGCGTGAAGACCGCGGAGGCGGATTGGATGCACTGGGGACTGGGTTTCCCGCGATCAGGCGCGAAGACCTGATGGTGCTGCCCGATGCCGATTGGCTGGCCATGAAAGACAAACTGACCTAT